A single region of the Sorghum bicolor cultivar BTx623 chromosome 9, Sorghum_bicolor_NCBIv3, whole genome shotgun sequence genome encodes:
- the LOC8062716 gene encoding 40S ribosomal protein S4, whose amino-acid sequence MARGLKKHLKRLNAPKHWMLDKLGGAFAPKPSSGPHKARECLPLILILRNRLKYALTYREVISILMQRLVMVDGKVRTDKTYPSGFMDVVSIPKTGENFRLLYDTKGRFRLHSIRDDEAKFKMCKVRSVQFGQKGIPFLNTYDGRTIRYPDPLIKANDTIKIDLETNKIVDFIKFDVGNVVMVTGGRNTGRVGVIKSREKHKGSFETIHVEDSLGHQFATRMGNVFTIGKDKKPWVSLPKGKGIKLSIIEEARKRNAEAAAEA is encoded by the exons ATG GCGAGGGGTTTGAAGAAACATCTGAAGAGGCTCAATGCTCCGAAGCATTGGATGCTTGACAAGCTTGGTGGAGCATTT GCACCCAAGCCTTCATCTGGTCCCCACAAAGCCAGGGAGTGCTTGCCTTTGATCCTCATCCTCAGGAACAGGTTGAAGTATGCCCTGACCTACCGTGAAGTCATTTCAATCTTGATGCAGCGACTTGTTATGGTTGATGGAAAGGTCAGGACTGATAAGACATATCCATCTGGATTCATGG ATGTTGTGTCAATTCCGAAGACTGGGGAAAATTTCCGCCTTCTCTATGATACCAAGGGACGCTTCCGTCTCCACAGTATCAGGGATGATGAGGCCAAG TTCAAGATGTGCAAGGTGCGGTCTGTGCAATTTGGGCAGAAGGGCATCCCTTTCCTGAACACCTATGATGGCCGCACAATACGCTACCCAGACCCCCTCATCAAGGCCAACGACACCATCAAGATCGACCTGGAGACCAACAAAATTGTTGACTTCATCAAGTTTGATGTTGGGAATGTCGTGATGGTGACTGGTGGAAGGAACACTGGGCGTGTTGGGGTGATAAAGAGCAGGGAGAAGCATAAGGGCAGCTTCGAGACCATCCACGTTGAGGATTCCCTTGGCCACCAGTTTGCCACCCGCATGGGCAATGTGTTCACCATTGGCAAGGACAAGAAACCGTGGGTGTCTCTTCCCAAGGGCAAGGGTATCAAGCTTAGCATCATTGAGGAGGCAAGGAAGCGCAATGCTGAGGCTGCTGCTGAGGCTTGA
- the LOC8062717 gene encoding RNA polymerase II transcription factor B subunit 5, which produces MVNAIKGLFISCDVPMAQFIVNLNASMPASERFIVHMLDPTHMFVQPHVAEMIRSKIAEFWDQNSYEKPQ; this is translated from the exons ATGGTCAATGCTATCAAGGGGTTGTTCATCTCCTG tGATGTGCCAATGGCACAGTTCATTGTTAATTTGAATGCTTCCATGCCTGCATCAGAGAGATTCATCGTGCACATGCTTGATCCCACACACATGTTTGTTCAGCCTCATGTGGCAGAGATGATCAGAAGCAAGATAGCAGAGTTCTGGGATCAGAACAGCTATGAGAAACCTCAGTAA